The genomic interval GCTCATTCAGGTAACTTAGCCAGCTCATCTACGCAATGGTTGATACTGGAATCCCCCATAGAAGGCAATATTAATTGGCTTCATAAAATATTGGCAACTCAATTACAGAAAGTTAGCCATGATACCAATGAAAGAGATTTGGCCTAGTAAATCCATGCTGTGCAAGTTCAAATGGCTTTAAAAATAAAGTCTTCTCATATCCTTAACGAACTTGTCACAAATGGCATCATTTTGAGCCAAAAACAGTTCAGCTGCTTCTCTACTATCAAAACTTCGCCCTTCAATAATGTAACTTCCCTCATCTTTCACAATGATTCCATGTTCACATGCCAAATCTAAGACCTCTGACTCATGGCAAAAGCCTCTTCCAAACTTGATACCCAGTTCAGCCCTTTTCGTTGCTGCAGGTGCTAGTTTATTTTTCACCACTTGCGCACAGATCAGAACACCTTCTACCTGAAGCACCAGatatcaaaagagaaaatgaaaacaagACAAGAGAGGGTTTTAGGGAAAGAATGTGATAAATTGGGCAACTTTCCATGTTACTaaacagaaaaaaatacaaaagtaaCGGGCTAAAGGTGACAGGACTGAGAGTAAGAAGTCTTCCTCAAAAGAATAACATAAACTACCCAGTtgatcattttattttatttttttatcagcaccCAGTTGGTCATAGTCCAACAGTACTTAAGAACTAACCTTATCCTCAGTTTTGATCAATCTCATTCTTGAAAGTCTCAAACGAACAGCTGCATAGAATCTCAAAGCATTTCCACCACAAGTGACTTCTTCCACAGATCCATATTCCTTAACTGATTTTGAACCCAATCTAATCTGTACATGAAGACAATGCTGAATGATATATCTAATGGTTTGGTATATATATCTTACTAATTGACTTTTCAAACTACAAGGTGCACAAACGTTCAAGTAATAAGACCTCAACCTGATTAATGAAAATAAGGAGAGTTTGAGAGTGAGATAATGAATAGTGAATTTTCCGCAGTGCTTGAGTCATCATTCGTGATTGATAATCTCGATTGGTGCTAACTCCTAATTGATCAAGTTCACATTTGGGGACGAGGGCAGCAACCTGGAGTGACAAAATTATCTTATATGCATGTGAGTAAAACAAAGGATGAAATGTACTGGCATATCTAGAAACCATCTCATAATAACACTATTGTAACTGAATATTTTACAGTACTCAGATGCCCTCTTAGGAGTGACTTTCATATTTCATTGTGTTTCATTTGTTTCCTGATGTTCATAAATTAGGAGTATAGTTTTAGTACAAATGGTAGTTAGGGTGTTTTGTATTTTAGATCACATCAACTGTAGATTATTCATTGACTTATTCCCTCTTTTCCTTCTTCTCTACCTAAATCCTACAATTTGAACAAAATGatagaaagaaaaaacagaagGATCCACACAGCTAGTCTAAATTATTGGATGAAGGTTTGTTACTGCTGTAGCAAGACTCTCATGAGAGATTCGATGCAAATGAATTTCACAAAAATGCAGTTTTGCTAAACTAATGAGAATGTCTAACTTACATTGGAAGAGAGTTTTATTCTCCTTTTCTAAAATAATGcagatttttttcttctttatttttaccTGGGGAAAAGATACAAAAGAAACAggagaaaagagaaaacaaaatgcAGACTTTAAGACTAGCTTAACATGCGTTATGAGAATAACAATCAATATGGTTACGATTGAAAGCAATCTAAATCCACCCTACTGGAACAAATCCTCTTGCAATATAATAGGTGTTAAAGAAAAAACACAGTAACTTACACTATCAATCACAATCACATCTACAGCTCCACTTTTTGTTAATGTATCAACCATGCTTAACAAATTTTCAGCACAATCAGGATGTGATACGAGAAGGTTTTCAGTATTTACGCCTATGGATTCCACAAGTGAGAAGTCTAGAGCATTTTCTACATCAAGATATGCGCAATATCCTGCCAACAGAATAAATGGAAGCTATCAAATTGACACAAGCTACACAGCACAATCCAACAGTAATAGGGCATAAGAGTATGACGGAACATCTTGCATGTGTCAATCGACAAGAAATACAACAAATTTGACTCAATATTTTGGTCAAAACAAGTAAAAGGAAATCACTTCTAGAAACAAATAGCTTAGGGCACTTCATGCATGTTCGCACTCCAGTATTGTTATGCCGAACTAATTCAATTAAGTATAAAAGCTTAGATCATCACCAAGAAACTAATCCACTCCCAACAGAAAGACTTGCACTTGCCTCCAACACATgttacatattttataaatttttcttgCATAGCCTACCTCCAAATTATTTGCTTAGtttgaaattcaaaaaagaTTATTCTTTTtgctaaattatttttctatgcTTCACTTTTGAGGGTCCATGAAATGATATGAAGTCAATTATAGCaaaaaataattgatgacaGTTTACGTGCGAGCCCATAAGGATGTTCTTGTTTAGTGACAGAGAGCTCTCAAGCATCATTATTTTACCCtcccttaattttttttatctgtctACTTAATACTCTCAAGTAAGGATAAGGGCATGATTGAGAAATGGTAGCTAAGTCTCTTGAACTTCTAAGTGGAcagataaatagaaaaaaaatcttcCTACATTGGACAAAAACAAAATGGAGGGAATAtagtacaaataaaataattttccatAGCTCCAAAAGTTCACTATTATTGCGTAGATAAAAACTGATCATAATTCCTATCCCTATAAACCACATCAATAGTACTCCTAAGAAACTCAAACAGAAATCTCCATCAACAGACTGTTTTTCTCCGATAATATTAAATTACTAATTGAGAACTTATTAGATACTCGAAGAAGGTCTAAGAAGCTGAAATACTGATAAGTACCTCCAAGTTTTTGAGCTTCTTTAATAATTTGTAGAGCAAGTGTAGTCTTACCAGCTGCTTCTCGTCCATAAATTTCCACAATCCTACCCTAAAATGGTGAAATACAATATACGTTAGGAAAATTGTGAATATGATGGAAAAAGAATCTTACACTAGAAGTAAGAATCATCATTTCCAGCCACGTCAGTAAAGTGCCCATCTGGAAAGGGTTGACCAACCAAAAACCATACTATTGATAGCTGACATATTTCAAACTTAAAGTGATCATCAATCATCCAATAGTTATGATGTGGGGAGTAAGAGTGAAAGTATATTTCAAAAATAGAGAAGGGCTGCAATAGGAAAATAAATAGATGTTATTAGTCAGGTTCATGTGGTTTACTGCTTTACACAGCTGATAAATTCTGACAGTAAATAATGCTTAATAGTATCATTATAAGGCTTAAAGAAAAACTCCCTTCGGCTGCAAAAAGGTTTAAATTCTGAATCTTAACAGGTGTATCAAGAACAGAAAACTGAGATGAAAGAGGGGAAAATAAAACCCTTTTAAGAGGTACTCTAAAAGGACCATCACAGCTCCATTGCGCTTAAATGCGGAGAATCAAAGCGCTTATAATCATAAACTTTCTAACTTGAGTAGAAAACACCCCCatacataatataaaatgaGTCCCTCTAAGTTTATCATACATAATTAACAACGGAAAGAGAAACCATTTTAAGCTCCTACCTTTGCAGATTAACAATGGGACGATGTTTAAGTAGGAAAGGGAACTAGTGGATGTGGAATATGACCCCTAGATTCCTTCTGAAATCagaatatatctatatatacttaaatatcaatattcaaCACTTTTAGTAGCCAAACTTAAATATTGCAAAGATTTTTTTCCTCGCACTGGTTTCATACTAATATTGACTAGTAAGTCCAGGCCATTTGAGGCCATCTAAAAATCAgattaaaagtaaatatatgTTTTAGTGCTACTGCTACACAAATTTCACTAGGTCAGCCACCAGCAAACTATGAGCACATAATACATATCCCCTTCTTATGTATGTAAACCACATTTTCCTTACATCAAACAATTGTCAAAACTTTAAAGAGGAACTGCACTAATCCTATTTCACCTTTGCCAATCCTCCTATTCCCAGAGCTAGGTCAAGCTTCAAGGAGCCTGTAGATATCACTTGAGCACGGCGTACACCAAAAAACTTCTGCAGAGACAACATAGATTCCTTGCTAAACTCACTAGCAAGCTGTGATACGGCCATGCAAAGTGCATTGGCTCTCTCTGCTGCTTTGACATCATCACGAGTCACATCACATTCTAAATCTGAAGCTTCAGCTGAAATGCTTCCAATGTTATTATTAACACATCAATTATTATAATTCTATTCTTAAAGATGAAATAGATACTTATATTCATACATTTATACCTACTCAAAAAGAGAAAGATGGCCACAGATAAAAGCCAATAAGAGTTATTGTCAAATAGACACACACAGGTACATTAGATGACATGGAACTAATACCTGTGGAAGAAAGCGAACAGGCATTGATGCCAATTCTTGTCATCATTTCTCTACCTCCATTCTAGGTGAAAAAAAAGGCATAATTTGTCACGAAAGGAGATGAAATGGTTTAGACAACACTCATTTGGGGGAAAGGGAAAAACATACGAACACAGTCTagagagaaagaaaggaaaataaaatgcCAAAACCCATTAACATTTTGAAAGCACCCCAAATAAAAAACTCCTTAAGGCCATGTTTAGATAAGCTTCAAGGAAATAAACTTCTCCGACAAGCTAAAAGCTCATGCCTAAGTTAAAATCAGTCTTAGAGAAGTTAATACGACAGAACTTCCATAAATTAATAATGTAGAATCTAATAGTTCATCAGAGATATTCACTTATGTAAAAGTTTTGCTCAAAA from Phaseolus vulgaris cultivar G19833 chromosome 1, P. vulgaris v2.0, whole genome shotgun sequence carries:
- the LOC137814010 gene encoding DNA repair protein recA homolog 2, mitochondrial — its product is MTLLPRLRFFATRLLSSSLLSPFSQNGGREMMTRIGINACSLSSTAEASDLECDVTRDDVKAAERANALCMAVSQLASEFSKESMLSLQKFFGVRRAQVISTGSLKLDLALGIGGLAKGRIVEIYGREAAGKTTLALQIIKEAQKLGGYCAYLDVENALDFSLVESIGVNTENLLVSHPDCAENLLSMVDTLTKSGAVDVIVIDSVAALVPKCELDQLGVSTNRDYQSRMMTQALRKIHYSLSHSQTLLIFINQIRLGSKSVKEYGSVEEVTCGGNALRFYAAVRLRLSRMRLIKTEDKVEGVLICAQVVKNKLAPAATKRAELGIKFGRGFCHESEVLDLACEHGIIVKDEGSYIIEGRSFDSREAAELFLAQNDAICDKFVKDMRRLYF